Within the Candidatus Zixiibacteriota bacterium genome, the region CGGGGCCCGCTTGCTGATGGAGGTGACCAGGATGCGGTTCTGCCGCAGGACCCGTTCGAGGTCGCCCTTGCTCTTGGCTTTGAGCGAGCCTTGGACGGCGGCGCCGGCGAGCGTCTTGCCTTTATACTCGAATACTGGCATGGCAAACGTCCTTTCCCATACTCACATTACGAAAACGCCGGAGATTTCTGGCGGGAGAGCATTTCGCCGAGTTCCTGCGTGTTCGAGCTATAGCTCATCGCGTCATTGAGGGTTATCTTGCCGGTCAGGTAGAGCTCGGAGAGCGACTGGTTCATCGTCTTCATGCCGTACTTCTGACCCGACTGGATCATCGAGTACATCTGGTGCACCTTGTCGTCGCGGACGAGGGCGCGGATCGCGGGGGTGCAGACCATGATTTCGAGCGCCATGACCCGCCCGCCGCCGATCTTCGGTATGAGCGCCTGAGACACGATGGCCTGGAGCGAAAACGAGAGCGACACCCGGACCTGCTCCTGCTGGTTGGTCGGGAAGGAGTCGACGATGCGGTTGATCGATTCCGAGGCGGAGTTGGTGTGCAGGGTGGCGAAGGCGAGGTGGCCGGTCTCCGAAATCGACAAAGCCGCCTCGATCGTCTCGAGGTCGCGCATCTCGCCCACGAGCACGACGTCGGGATCCTCGCGCAGCGCGTACTTCAGCGCGGTCGCGAACGAGGTGGTGTCGGAGTAGACCTCGCGCTGGTTGACCAGGGCCGCCTGGTGGCGGTGCAGGTACTCGATCGGGTCTTCCACGGTGATGATGTGGACGGGCCGCTCGCGGTTGATCTTGTCGATGATGGCGGCGAGAGTGGTGGATTTCCCGGAGCCGGTCGGACCGGTCACGAGGACGAGCCCGCGCGGCAGCTTGGCGAATTCCGCAATCACCTTGGGCAGACCGAGCTCATCGAACGTGCGGATCTTGTAGGGGATCTGCCGGAGGACGACAGCGATGTTGCCGCGCTGCATAAAAACGTTGCAGCGAAAGCGGCTCATCTGCTCGATGCCGAAGGAGAAATCGAGCTCGGAGTTCTGTTCGAATTTGAGCTTCTGCTTCTCCGTGAGCATGGAGTAGCACAGCTTCTTGGTCTGCTCGCTCGTCAGCACATCGTAGTTGAGGCGCTGCAGACGGCCGTCGACGCGCACGACCGGCGGCGAGCCGACGGTGAGGTGCAGGTCGGAGGCGTTGAGTTTCACCATCTCTTCCAGCAGCTCGCGGAGTGTAAACATCTCGATCTCCCAATCTATGAGGCCGGCATTCGTTTTTTCGGGCCGATATCTTCTGTACTATTATCGGCGGGCGAGGCGGAATCTTGACCGGAAAGGCCCGTGGCGGGCTCGATAAGCGGTTGGCGGACAGGCGGATTTGGAGAGATCAGGTGTTCGTGGTGACCGCGAAAACTTCGTCGATCGACACCAGGCCGGCTTTCATCTTCTCCACGGCCGACATGCGCAGGCTGAACATCCCCTGCTCCAGCGCCTTCTGGGCTATGTCGGTGTCGGGCGCGCGGTTAAGAATCAGCCGCTCGATTTCCGGGGTGATCGGCATGACCTCGAAAACCGCCGTCCGGCCGGCCGATCCGGTGTCCCCGCACTCGCGGCACCCCCGCCCCTCGAAGGCGCGGATGTTGCGGAGGAGTTCTTTCGGCGCCCCGAGGCTCTCGACCTGCTCAGGCGAGAGGTTGATCTCCTCCTTGCAGTTCTGGCAGATCTTGCGCATCATCCGCTGGGCCAGGATGAGCTTGGTGGCCGAGGCGACCAGGTAGTACGGGACACCCATGTCGATGAGGCGGTTGATGGACGACGGGGCGTCGTTGGTGTGGAGCGTCGAAAACACCAGGTGCCCGGTCAGGGCGGCGCGGATCGCAATCTCGGCCGTCTCGCCGTCGCGAATCTCCCCCACCATGATGATGTCGGGGTCCTGCCGCAGGAAGGAGCGGAGGGCGGCGGCGAAGGTCATCCCGATGTCGGATTTCACGGCCACCTGGTTGATACCGTCGAAGTTGAACTCGACCGGGTCCTCCGCGGTCATGATGTTGACGTCGACGGTGTTGATCTGCTTGAGGGCCGAGTACAGGGTGGTCGTCTTACCCGACCCGGTCGGGCCGGTCACCAGGACGATGCCGTAGGGCAGGTGGATGGCCTTGTCGAACTTGGCCAGGTCCTCCTCGCGGAACCCGAGCCGGGTCATGTCGACCATGAGGGCGTTCGGATCGAGAATACGCATCACGACCTTCTCGCCGAAGATGGTCGGGAGGACAGAGACGCGGAGGTCGACGGTGCGTCCGGAGATCTTGATCTTGATGCGGCCGTCCTGGGGCAGGCGGCGCTCGGAAATGTCGAGGTCGGCCATGATCTTGACACGCGAGACGATGGCGGCGCGGTACTTGAAGGGGAGCGGGGCCATCTCGCGCAGGTCGCCGTCGATGCGGTAGCGCACGCGGATGCGCTTCTCGTACATTTCGATGTGGATGTCGGAGGCGCCCATGCGGATGGCGTCGCCGATGATCGAGTCGACGAGTTTGACGAGCGGCTTGTCCTGAATGGCCGACATGAGGTCCATGTCGCTCGGGCCGTCTTCGGCCTCCACCACTTCGAGTCCCTCGGCATCCTCGAGCCCCTTGACGATTTCGGACAGCCCGCCGCCGTCGGCGTAGTACTGGTCGATCGCCTTCTCGATCGCCCTCTCCGGGGACAGGACGGGCTGGACGATGCAGCCGGTGATGAACTTGACGGCGTCGAGGACGTAGATGTTGTTCGGGTCGCTGATGGCGACGAGGAGGGTCTTGTTGAGCTTGGAGACGGCAATGACCTTGAATTTGCGCGCGATGTCGACGGGGATGAGCTTGACGATATCGGGGTTGAGCTCGATGTCCTCGAGGCGGATGGCGCCGATCTTGAGGTGTTTGCCGATGAACTTGGCGATCTCCTCTTCCGACTCGACGGCGCCGATGCGGACGAGCGCGGCTTCGAGCTTCTCGCCGTGTTCGCGGGCCATTCGATCGGCCTTCTCGGCCTGTTCCGGTGTGATTCTGCCGGCCTTGACCAGCATTGCCCCGATGTCTGAAGGCATAGTTCCTCGGTCAGCACCTCATGTGCTGTTTACCCATGCAGTCCCGTGTCGTCCCTCCGCCGCACCACCGCAGGGGCGGAGTCTCTCAGTCCTGGAAGATGTCGTCCAGCTTGTCCTGAGCTCCCTGGGCAAACTCGTTGGCGAATTTCGCCTGTTGCTGTTTGTTTTCCGCGGCCGTGGCCTTGATGGTGTCGAAGATCTTGGCCAGCTCGGCGGACGTCTCCTTGGCGTAGAGCCGCACCATCCCGATCGTCGTCCGGTCGTCGAAAATGACGACGAGGATCGAGCGCTCGCCGACCAGGGACATGTGGATGTGGTCCTTCTTCCCCTGGTGGAAGAGCACGGAGAACTCGGGTTCGCCGACAAGCTTGGCGATTTCCTTAGTGGACGCGAACGAGCCGGCCAGCAGGGCGGCCAGGGCGGTCGTGTCGAGCGAGTGGGTGAAGCCTTGACGGGTAATCAGGTGTCCGTCCTTGTCAACCAGGAGGGCGCATTTCGCCTCGGCTCCTTTGAGCATCTTGGAGATCAGCGCGTCAATCTGGTTGATTTCTTCTTCGTAAATAATGAGACTATCGTCAGACATTCCTGCCTCCTGGGTGGCTATTTCAATCCAAACAGACGCTTAAAGAAGCCGCGCTTCTTGTCCTCTTTCTTGCGCCGCAGGGGCGGCGCCATGTGGGGCGAAACGGCGCCGGTGCCGCTTCCGGTCGCGGCCGAGACCGGCGTCCGGGCGAGGCTGCCGGCGGCGGCGACCGACGGCGCCGAAGGCCGGGGCGGCTCGGCCGTGGTGACCGCCGCAGGCGCACTCTCGGCCGCCGCGCCCGTGCGCGAACCGGGGTACGGACGGTACTGCACAGACTCGGGGTCCTCGGCGGCGGCCGGGCGGCCCTGGCGGGCGAATTCCGCGGCCGTCGCGGGCGGCGTCTCGGTCGCGGCCGCCTCCTCGCGATCGTCCACCCGCGGAGCCTCGGGCGCCGGAGCAACCCGGTCCTCCATCGGCGTGATCGCCCGCGGCCGCGAACTGCCCGAACTCTTGGCCTTCTCCAGCACCATTTTGATAATCATCTTCAGGGTGTCGAACACGCCGTTGCCGACGGTCGCCGAGGCCTCGAACGACGGCCAGCCGCGCGGGTTGAGCTGGCGCTCGAGTTCAGCGACGGGGAGGACGCCGGGGAGGTCGCGTTTGTTGTACTGGATGACGACCGGCAGCTCGCCGATGTCGTAGCCGTACTCGCGGAGGTTCTCCTCGAGGTTGGTCAGGGATTCAATATTCTCGTCCATCTTGCTCGGCTGGCTGTCGGCGACGAAGACCAGACCGTCGACGCCGCGCAGCACGAGCTTGCGCGTCGCGTTGTAATAGACCTGGCCCGGGACGGTGTAGAGCTGAAACTTGGCGGCGAAGCCGTTGATGGTGCCGATGTTGATCGGCAGGAAGTCGAAGTAGAGGGTGCGGTCGGCTTCGGTGGCCAGCGAAATCAGCTTGCCGCGGGTGTTGCCCGGCACCTTGGCGTGGACGTACTGGAGGTTGGTCGTCTTGCCCGACAACCCCGGTCCATAGTAGACAATCTTACAGCACACTTCGCGGGCGGAGTAATTAATCGATACCATGTCGTCTCGTCCCTATGTCGTCGTTGGTCGGCATGCGGTTACCGGACGGTGCGCAGGCGTTCGATCGCGTTTTTGATCTCCAAACGGATCAGTCCGACGTTGACGTCCTTCTCGGTTGTGACCACCAGGATGCCCAGACCGGCATCGGTGAAAAACAGCTTGGCCTCCTCGGATTCGATGGTGACCTGCCGGAGAGGATGGCCGTCCAGGCGGTGGAGGCTCTTCTGGATATTGCTGGTGATCGAGGCCGCCAGGGCCCCGACCGTTTCTCCTTCGAACGAGGCGTCGAGGTCGGCGGCGATGAGAATGCCGTCGCTCCCGACGACCATGGATCCGGTGACCCCGCTGGTCTTGTTGAGCTCACTAAGAATTTCGTACATATACATTCTCCGCGTTCACGGCTCGCTCCTGGCCGTACCGTTCCGCAACATATTTCCTGACTATCTCGAGGCCTTGGGAGAAGCGGACGTTCAGGAGCTCGTCATGGTGGTGTTCGGAGACGACCATGAGGTAGAACGTCTCTTCCCGGGCGATGATGATTTTGCGATCGGGGAAACTGAGCGCGAGGCGCTGGGGCAGGCCGCCGCTGAAGCGGGCGGCGACGTCCCGGTTGTGTTCGTAAAAGAGGCGGGCCAGAGGCGCCCAGTCTTCGGCCAGGTCTCCCCCGCGCTGGAAATGGCCGAGCAGAAGGCCCTCGATATCGACGACGGCGGCGGCGCGGACAGCGGGGTTTTCGCCGATGTAGCTGGTGGCGCGGTCAAAGCCGTTGGCGTCGCCCGGCCGCATGGGTGCGGGTTCGGATTCTGAGCGGCCGTGGCGCTCCGGGTCGGACCGCCACTCGGCCGGCGCCGCGCTCGCGGCCGCCAAGCCGCGCGGGCTGCCGGCGGTGTGGGTCTTCTTGACGTCATGCATAGGCGAGTCGCCCTCCTGTCGGTCGGTCACCAGCACCGGCCACGGATGCACCGGCGCCACCACGCGCCGGACCACGGGGATGAGGATGAACGGCGCCGCGGCCACGTGCAGCAGCACCGCCGGGAGGTAGCTCGAGAGCGCCAGTGTCAGCGAAACCCGGAGGTTCATGGCATAGGCGACGGCGATCATCAGGCCGAAAGCCAGGCCGAGGGCCAGGCGGTAGAGCAGGCAGATGCCGGCCGCCTGCGCCAGCGGCAGCAGACTGGTGCGCCGCGTGAGGGCGAAGACGGCGGCCAGATACCAGGCGAGCTCGTACATCAGGTAGATGAGCGAGGCGCGCGCCAGATCGGTTCCCAGCCGGTTCGGGAAAAGCACCATCGGGATAATCAGCACGATGAGCGACAGCAGCACGATCGGCCGGCTGTATCGTCCGTTCCTGTCCATAACGTGTCCTTCGCAGCTAGGGCTGGTAGCGGGCCACCAGCTTTTCTATTCTCATCCGCAGCGTTCCCAGGTTGCAGGACTCATCGCCCACGAAAATGAAGACGCCGTCCTGCTCCCGTATGACGTAGAAGGTAGGGCCTGCCGTTTCCACGAGGATAGAGCGGACGGCCCCAAAGGAGCCTTCGAGCAGGCTTTCGTTCAGCACGTTGCCGAGTTCGCCGATGGTGGCGCCACAGCGGGCCTGGTCCATGTCCAGCTGCCACCGGGTCTCGATGACCAGACCCTCGAAATTGACGAAGAGGGCGCCCGGCACGCCGGGGATGGTCCGCGCCTCGTCGAGGATCTGCGGAACCGCCAGCGGGAGGGGCAGATCGGGTTCGGCGGCGGTCGGTCCGGGGGCAGCCGTGGGCGCCGGGGCGGCCGGCTCGGTGACGGCGCGCGATTCCTCGGGCAGTTTGCGCGCAATTTCCAGCAGGCGTTCGATCTGGGCGTTGCCCGGGTCGGCCTGGTGCAGCTGGCTCAGGAGTTTGACCGCGCGCTCGAACTCCCCTTTGTAAATGTAGATCTCCGCGAGCAGCAGCTCGACCGTGCGCGTGCGCCCGTCCAGCTCCATGGCCTTATTCGCCTCCACCTCGGCCCAGTCGTAGAGGCCGCGGTCGAGGTTGATCTTGGCCATGACCACATGTGCCGAGCCGTAGGAGGGGTGGACTTTCAGGCCGTTCTGACAGACGCGGAAGGCCTTGTCGAGTTCACCCTTCTTGCGATACGATTCGGCCAGCGCCGCAAAAATCTGCGAATTGGGATCCTCTTCGAGGATCTTGCGGCACTTGGATATCCGTTCGTCCAGCTCGGTGGTACTGTTCATCTACTGTGTCCGTAAGTCTCTTTGCTGCAAGGTCTTTTCGGTCGACAACATTTTCTGCTCACTAAATATAGAGATTGCAGCAAGTTATGTCAACTTGAATGTCCGTCAGCTCAACGTTCGTTTGATTTCCCGCACGCCGTACAAGAACAGCCCGGCCATGACCAGAAGTAACGTTGGCACAACGAACTCCGGCAATGTCAGCAGTTCAAACAGGCCACACAACAAAATAATTTCGGCCAGCGCCAGAACGGCGAAACCGCCGATGAACCACTGCCAGCAGCGGCTCAGGCGGCCGCCGCGTACTAGCGAGAAAACCTGCACGGCGCCGGCGGTACACACGACCGCGCCGACCAGGACCAGGAGATTCAGGAAGGTCGGCGGGTTGATAATGGCGGCGATGTTGGCGGCCTCGGCGCGCGAGAACGGTACCAACGCCCCGGCCAGCAGCAGAGCGGACATAATCGTGCGTTTCATATTCACCCTCTCACCATTTTGACAACGCGGGCAGACCGTTTCACGGCCTGATTGAAATTTTCTTCGATCGCGTATCGCTTCACCAAGTCGCGCCGGGTGGCCAGCGGCTCGGAAATCTCGCCCTTGACCGTCGTGACGCCGTCGCGATAGGCCCCGACGCCGAGCAGTTCGAAGATAAACTGGAGCTGTTCGGCCAGGGCGTCATCGAGGTCGCGGAACAACGTCTGGAACCGAATCGGCGCGGGAATGGCCTGGACCGCGGCGAGGAACTTGTCGAACGAGGGCATGAGGTCGGACTTGGGGTCGACGCCCGGGAAGAAGTTCAGCAGGTTGCCGCGGTACTGGGCGGCGAAGGTGGCGAAAGTGGTGTTGTCCTCGCCGAGGTACTCTTCGAAGAGCGTGCGGATGCGGTAGAAGGCATTGTTGTAGAGCCGGAAGACGATGCGGAGCACGGCCTCTTCCTCGTCCTCCTCGACCTGGTTCTTCTGCTCGCGCCGCCCGACCGCTTCGATGAGGTGATTGACAATAAGGCGGTAGATGGCGCGGCAGGTGACGAACTCGCCCATGGGCGAGAGGTTGATGAGGTCGGGGAGGGTGCGCTCGCCGTTGATGAGGCCGATGAGCCGGAACTCGTCGACGGAGATTTTGAACTCCTCCTCATTAGTCCGGGGCGACCGCGAGATCGCCAGGAGGACGTCGTCGGGCGGGAGCACTTTCTGGATCTCGAGCCACTCGTCGATGCGCCGCGTCCCCTCCATGATGACGCTCATCGTGCTGAGCTCGACGAGGAACGGGGCGCTCTTGGGGTGGGCGTTCTCATGGAACAGGAACTCGCCCTCTTTCCACGAGAACAGGTTGTACACAATCTCTTCGATCTGCTGTTTGAGGCACTCGGCGATCTCGTGCTTGTCGAAGACGCCCATGTCGATGAGGGTGGTGCCGAGCTGCCGTCCGGTCTGCTTATGGAGCGTGATGGCCCGGTCGAGATCCTTCTTCGAGAGCCGGCCGCGGTTCAACAGCATCTGACCGAGGAGGTCCTCGGCGGAGTTTACCGACGAGGCGTGAATGATGTTGCCGTCGCGGAAGGCAACTTCTTTCTGCCTGCTGGCGGTTCTGATTTCCAGCAGTCCCGTCTTCTTCCCCGTCGCCAGAAGCTGGAGGATGTCGGGGAATGATACCGTTTTCAGGTTACCGGATAGACTCATCTGCGACCCTTCTTCCTTCTCTCCACACCATGGTAGGCCCCGCCAGCGCGGGTACGCCAGTTCTCTATATGTATCGGGAGCCGCCAATCGGAACTTGACGGGAAAAGGTTCAGCGGCCGGTTTCCACGCGGACCGAGGGGGCGGCGCCGGCCGTCAGCCGCAGGCGCACGGACCCGAACCGGCGCAGGTCAAAGACGGCGGCGGGGACGGAGTCCGGTTCGGTCTGTGCAAATTCTGCACAGACCAGACCCGCGGGCGGGCGGCCGATCGAGCGGAGGTCGTCCGCGGCCGCTTCATCGCCGCAGACCAGCCAGCAGGCGCGGTCGGGGGCGCAGCGGGCGGCCGCGAGATCGCCGTCGGTCCGAAGGAACAGGATTTCGAGGCCCCGGGCGGCGAGCACCGCGCCCCAGGCGCAGAGCGCCAGGCCCTCGCCGGCCGGCGGCTCCGCCCCGCCGAAGGGGCGCCAGGGTGGACAGCGCCCGGACCGTGCCGCGATGTCCCCCATGGTGCCGTGCAGCCGGCCGTGGACAAACAGGGTGTCCGCGCGCAGGCTGTCGGCGAAGCGCGCGAGCTCGGCCGCGCCGGCATAATCGGCGGACAACAGCACTACCCGGCCGAGTCCCGGCCGACCGAGGCGTTCCAGCCAGGGGATCAGGACGCGGTCGACCACCGGGTAGTCCCGGGCGGCGAGGTTGGTGATGACCAGATCGGCCCGCTCCGCACCGGCCGGGACGATGGCGGCGGCCACCCCGCCGGGGACGCGCGTGATGTGGATGTCGCAGACGACCCGGGGCGGCCGGGGGCCGAGGGCCAGCCAGGCGAGCGCGCCGTTGAGGAGGACCAGGCCGCCAAGCACCGCCCGCCGCCGCACCGGGAGCGATCCGAGAGCGAAGCCGGCGACAATCAGGGCGGCGTAGGCAGCGACCGCGGCAGCCGGCGGCAGCGCGCCGGTGTCGAGGACGGGCGCGCGCTCTCCCGAGAACAGGCCCAGCGCCCCGAGGATGAGATCCATCAGGCGGTCCACGAGGGCGCCGGCGAGAGCGCCGAGCGGCGGCCAGACGAAATCGAGCGTGAGAGTCGCCAGCACCCCCACGACCGCCGCCGACACGAGCGGGACAATGACCAGGTTGGCCGCCGGCCCAAGAAGCGGCACACGGTGAAAATAGCAGGCGACGAGGGGAGCGGAAAAGAGCTGCGCCGTCAGCGACACGATGACCGCCAGCGACAACCACCGGGCCGGCGGGCCAAGCGCCCGGCCTTCGAGAAGCCGGTAGACCCGGGGCGTGACGAAGACCAGCCCCCAGGCGGTCGCGAACGACAATTGAAAACCGACGCTGAACAACTGGGCGGGGGCGCACAGGAGGATGGCGGCGGCGGCCAGGGCGACCAGGTTGTTCAGATCGATGCGCCGCCCCGCGAGGCGGGCCAGCAGAATGAGAGCGGCCATGACGGAGGCGCGTACAACCGAGGGTTCGCCGCGGCAGAGGAGCGCGAAGAACACAACCACCACAAGCAGAATGAGGGTGCGCGCGACCCGGCCGGTTCGGAAGGGCCGCAGGAGCACCAGGACGAAACCCACGACCACGGCCACGTTCGAACCGGACACGGCGAGCACGTGTAAAGTGCCTGAGTCGCGGAAAGCGCGATACAGGTCGGGGGGGATGTCGCGGGTGTCGCCGATGAGAAAACCCCCGGCCAGCGCCGCGGCGCGGGGGCTCAGTGTCCGGCGGAGCGACTGCCCGATGGCGGCGCGCACAGTGTCGACCACGGGGATCAGCCCAACCGCCGGGCGCGGCAGGCGGCGCACGTCCTGAGAGGCACGGACATAAGCCAGCGCTCCCACGCCCTTTACCAGCAGCGATCGGCGGGAGGCGGCCCCCTCTCCCCTCTCGGCCGCCGGATACAGGCGGGTGGAGAGCTCGACCCGGTCGCCGAACTGCACGGCCGCGCCGGTATCGGCGATTCTCAGGAGGAGACGGCCCTCGACCGCGGCCATGCGGTCGGGTCCGAGGGAATCGAGGCGGACGGTCAGCTCGATGCGGTCGGGGCGGAGTTCCGGCCAGTCATCGACGCGGCCAACCAGCCGATAGCGGGTGCGGCTATCGGCGTAGCGGCCGAGGCTGCGGGAACCGAGATCATAGGTGTCGCGGGCGAAATGTGCGGCCGAGAGGCCGGCCAAGACGAGGCCGAAAAACACGGCGGCAGCCGACGGTCGCCGGAAAACCAGGGCGGCGGCAGCCGCCACCAACCCGCCCAGCGCGGCCAGCAAAAAGGCCGGGGCGGAGGCGCGGAGGAAATCAGCGGCGAGAATGCCGCCGGCAAGAGCAATGAGAAGGAATATCCCCGGATACGCGCGCGCCATCAATTCCCCGCCCGACGTCTTCGCACTAACCTGTTTCTCAACAAGGTAATCTCGCGAGTACGCAGGGCCAAGGAAAAAGCAACGTAGAGCACGGCGCCCACCAGCGCCGGAAGAATCACCGCCAGGGTCCGTTGCGGGAGACCGTCATCGAGGGCGATGACGGCGTCATAAGGGATGACGCGCGCAACATAGAACGCCACGAGCGCGATCACGGTGATCCGCGCCGTGTGAAAGGCCAGACGGCCGAACGAAACGGCGACTCCCTTGCGCGGCAGAAACCAGATCAGCAGGCCGGCGTTGAGCAGGGCCGCCAGAGAGGTGGCCGCCGCCAGTCCGGCAAACCCGAGCAGCCACACCAGCGGAGCGTAGAGAACGAGGTTGACGACGACGGCGAGGATCGAGATTTTCATCGGAAGCCGGGAGTCCTCATAGGCATAGTAGAACGGCACGACCACGCGGACGACGGCGAAGCCGACCAGGCCGTAGGAGTAGTGCAGCAGGGCGAGCGCCGTCTGTTCGCTGTCGAGGCTGGAGAAGGCCCCCCACTGGTAGACGAGGTCGACGAGGGGACGGCCCATGAGGGCGAGGAAGACGGCGGAGGGGATAACCACGAAGGAGTTCAGGCCGACGGCGTTCAGGAAGGTATCGCCGACCCGGTCGTGCTGGCGGCGGGCCACCAGTTCGGCCACCTGCGGCAGGGCGACGGTACCGATGGCGACGGCGAACACGCCCAGGGGGAAATGCATGAGGCGGTAGGAGTAGTTGAGGTAGGAGATCGCCCCTTCCGCGAGGAATGACGCGATGAGCGTGGAGACGAGAATGTTGATGCGGCCGGCGGACAGCCCGATAATCATGGGCGTCAACAGCCGCATCACCCGCCGCAGACCGGCATCGAACAGCGAGATGGTGAAGCGGAAGCGGTAGCCGATGCGCAGGAGGGCGGGCAGTTGAATGGCGACCTGGCCGAGACCGCCGACGAGCACGCCGATCGCCATGGTGTAAATCGGCGGGTCCATCACCTTGTAGAAAGCCAGGACCACGACGATGGTGCCGAGGTTGAACATGGCCGGCGAGAGCGCCGGGAGCCCGAAGCGGCCGAAAGAATTGAGCATGCCCATGACGAGGGCCGAGAGCGACACCAGCAGCAGGTACGCCATCATGATCCGGGTCATGCTCACCGTGAGGTCGAACTTGACGGCATCGGCGGTGAAACCGTGCGCGAAAACGTAGATGAGAAGCGGCGCGGCGACGATGCCGAGGAGCACCACGAGGCCGACGACGACGAGGATGGCGGTCATGACCACGTTGGCCAGGTGAAAAGCCTCGTCCTTGCTGCCGGCGACCAGCCGCTCCTTGAAGGTCGGGACGAAGGCGGATGACAGGGCCCCTTCGGCGAACATGTCGCGCAGGAGGTTGGGGATGCGGAAGGCGGTGACGTAGGCATCGGTGGCCATGCCGGCGCCGAAGATGAAGGCCATGACCTGTTCGCGAACGAGGCCGAGGACGCGGGAGAAGGCAGTCCAGGCGGACACCGTTGTGGCTGATCCCAGGAGGGAACTTTTCTTTGCCTCAGGAGTTGACAAGCTGCCCGTGCCGCGTATATTTAAAGGTTATTTCTGAAAGCAAAGGAAGATGTGAAAGGATAGTATGCCGCATCACAAATCGAACTTCAAGCGGATGAGGCAGTCGGAGAAGCAGCGGGACCGGAACCGGGCCTGGCGGTCCCACCTGCGCGGCGCCATCCGCGACCTGCGGGCGACGGAACCCGGGGCCCCGGATCTCGCCGGCAAATACCGCACCGTGGTCTCGATGATCGACCGGGCGGCCTCCCGCCGCCTGCTCCACCGGCGCACGGCCGACCGGTACAAATCCCGGCTGGCGCGGCACGCGGCGAGCAAACCGGCCTGATCCGGCGACACCGGATCGAGCACAGCGCCCGGCGCGGCAACGCAGCCGGGCGTTCGGCGTTGGGGCGGCGGCCGGCGCGAAGTTCTCCATGGGATGAAAAGTAGCGGGGCGCGCGCAGGGGCTTCAACAAGTATTTTCAGAGGGGAGCAGAACGCGGCCGCCCGGACGGGCGCCGGAGGGGAACTCAGCGGTTGAGCATGTACACCCGGCCGTCAAAACACGCGATCCGGCGGCGCCGCGCCCGCAAAGCGATGAGCTCGGCCAGAAATGCCTGCTTCTGCTCAAGCGTAGACCGATCGGCGAGCACGGGAACGGGGAAGTCGATGTTGAGCACGCGGCACACCGCCTGAACCCGGATGAGACCGGGCGGGAAAAGCCGTCCGCTGGACACGGCCCGGCGAAGGTCCTCGAGGGTGAAGGTCGGCAGGCTCACCGTCCCCGAGTGCGGTCCGGAGTGGTCGCCCCACTCCCCCTCTCCCCCGTCCCGGACGACCGGGTAGAAAGCCCCGCTTTCGAGGATGGCCCGAAAGACCGCATCGAACGGCACCGGACAGCCGGTGAGGCTGGAGTGGCGGATCCGAACGCGGATCGGCGCGGCGCCGACAAAACCGAATATGAGATCGAGATGGTCGGGGGAGTCGGGAACGGTTTTCTCGGCGGGGAGGATCTCAATCCGGTCCGGGAAACGGGCCAGGACGCGGGTGAGATCATCGTGGGTGAACCGGGTCAGGCTGAGCGGATCGCTGTCCACCATCAACTCGACCGGGGTGCAGATCTGGACCGGGAGGTGCTCGAAGTCGGCATCGACCAGCGAGTAGTAGGTCCGGGAATCATCCAAAAGAAGAAAGTCGTCGCCCTCCAGCGGGGTGA harbors:
- a CDS encoding type IV pilus twitching motility protein PilT, whose product is MFTLRELLEEMVKLNASDLHLTVGSPPVVRVDGRLQRLNYDVLTSEQTKKLCYSMLTEKQKLKFEQNSELDFSFGIEQMSRFRCNVFMQRGNIAVVLRQIPYKIRTFDELGLPKVIAEFAKLPRGLVLVTGPTGSGKSTTLAAIIDKINRERPVHIITVEDPIEYLHRHQAALVNQREVYSDTTSFATALKYALREDPDVVLVGEMRDLETIEAALSISETGHLAFATLHTNSASESINRIVDSFPTNQQEQVRVSLSFSLQAIVSQALIPKIGGGRVMALEIMVCTPAIRALVRDDKVHQMYSMIQSGQKYGMKTMNQSLSELYLTGKITLNDAMSYSSNTQELGEMLSRQKSPAFS
- the pilB gene encoding type IV-A pilus assembly ATPase PilB, which codes for MPSDIGAMLVKAGRITPEQAEKADRMAREHGEKLEAALVRIGAVESEEEIAKFIGKHLKIGAIRLEDIELNPDIVKLIPVDIARKFKVIAVSKLNKTLLVAISDPNNIYVLDAVKFITGCIVQPVLSPERAIEKAIDQYYADGGGLSEIVKGLEDAEGLEVVEAEDGPSDMDLMSAIQDKPLVKLVDSIIGDAIRMGASDIHIEMYEKRIRVRYRIDGDLREMAPLPFKYRAAIVSRVKIMADLDISERRLPQDGRIKIKISGRTVDLRVSVLPTIFGEKVVMRILDPNALMVDMTRLGFREEDLAKFDKAIHLPYGIVLVTGPTGSGKTTTLYSALKQINTVDVNIMTAEDPVEFNFDGINQVAVKSDIGMTFAAALRSFLRQDPDIIMVGEIRDGETAEIAIRAALTGHLVFSTLHTNDAPSSINRLIDMGVPYYLVASATKLILAQRMMRKICQNCKEEINLSPEQVESLGAPKELLRNIRAFEGRGCRECGDTGSAGRTAVFEVMPITPEIERLILNRAPDTDIAQKALEQGMFSLRMSAVEKMKAGLVSIDEVFAVTTNT
- a CDS encoding roadblock/LC7 domain-containing protein, whose product is MSDDSLIIYEEEINQIDALISKMLKGAEAKCALLVDKDGHLITRQGFTHSLDTTALAALLAGSFASTKEIAKLVGEPEFSVLFHQGKKDHIHMSLVGERSILVVIFDDRTTIGMVRLYAKETSAELAKIFDTIKATAAENKQQQAKFANEFAQGAQDKLDDIFQD
- a CDS encoding roadblock/LC7 domain-containing protein; this encodes MYEILSELNKTSGVTGSMVVGSDGILIAADLDASFEGETVGALAASITSNIQKSLHRLDGHPLRQVTIESEEAKLFFTDAGLGILVVTTEKDVNVGLIRLEIKNAIERLRTVR
- a CDS encoding DUF4388 domain-containing protein, which gives rise to MSLSGNLKTVSFPDILQLLATGKKTGLLEIRTASRQKEVAFRDGNIIHASSVNSAEDLLGQMLLNRGRLSKKDLDRAITLHKQTGRQLGTTLIDMGVFDKHEIAECLKQQIEEIVYNLFSWKEGEFLFHENAHPKSAPFLVELSTMSVIMEGTRRIDEWLEIQKVLPPDDVLLAISRSPRTNEEEFKISVDEFRLIGLINGERTLPDLINLSPMGEFVTCRAIYRLIVNHLIEAVGRREQKNQVEEDEEEAVLRIVFRLYNNAFYRIRTLFEEYLGEDNTTFATFAAQYRGNLLNFFPGVDPKSDLMPSFDKFLAAVQAIPAPIRFQTLFRDLDDALAEQLQFIFELLGVGAYRDGVTTVKGEISEPLATRRDLVKRYAIEENFNQAVKRSARVVKMVRG